ACACTGTCTGCTGGATGACAAACCAAccaaacctatttttacttgaataaacaataaagatcagtgattgttccacacacagtcggctgcacatccacagctcgcctgtgtgtgtgtgtgtgtgtgtgcgcgcacgtgtgtgtcGCGCTCACATggtgcttctctgtgtgtgtgtgtgtgtgtgtgtagatggaTGTCACTCGTGCGGCAGCATTATGCATGTCACTTCTCAGAAAGTATTTAGGTTTACGACAGAAAGTCTGTAAATTTGTCACTATtcgctttattttttttcacattgtatatactttatttttttggaagCAATTACAAAACAATAGAGCAGAGCGATGTGACAAAAGACTTCCATTCCTCaaattttctcacatttttacCCCTCCCACATTCCCACCCCATTCAAGGAGTGCAAAACTCTGTCCAATAATGAACATCCAATAGTATCATATCAATGcaacatacaacaaatacacgcggaaagaaaaggaaaaaaaaataaaaaaataatacaattaattTAAGGGGGGGCTCAGTCATCACATTCAGGCAGAGATGTCAAATATTCAATATGTTTTAAAAGAGGTTTCCAAGTCCTCTCAAATGAACTTAAGGATCCATTCAGGGAAAACCTAAGCCTTTCCAGTCTAATGGACAGTAGCAGCTCTTTCACCCATCTACTGTGAGATGGAGAACGAGGGTGTTTCCAGGTGAGGAGTATAAGACGCCTGGCCAACAGGGTAGTAAATGTAAGAACGTTAGAGGAAATAGGCTGAAAGGGAGAACCAAACAAGGCCAGGAGAGGCTCAGGAGTAATAATAGTACCATATACAGTGCTAAGAGTTGTGAAGATTTCACACCAGAATGTGGAAAGCCTCggacacaaccaaaacatatgtGTATGGTCAGCTGGAGATTGTTTGCACCTATTACAAGAGGCACTCGCATTGGGGTAAATCCTAGATAACCTCAAATTAGTGTAGTGAACTTTGTGCACAACTTTACACTGTAGGAGGCCGTGTCTTGCACAAATCGAGGAGGAGTGAACCCAGTGTGAATCCAAGCTCTTGTTCCCAGGAAGCACTGGGACCAGACACTGGACTGTCAATAGCAGAACTGATAAGGCTGTAAATACTAGAAGTTAACCCCCTACGTTCAGGATGAAGAGATAATAAGGAGTCCACGAGCGTTTCCGGGGGACGACTAGGGAGTGCCGGGTTCTGGTTCCGAATAAAACGGAATAGGTGGGAATTCGGTTAGTCAAATTTCTTTGAGAGCTCAGAAAAGGACATAAAAGTGTCATAAAGGTCCTTAAATTTAGTTAACCCTTTGTTGAACCAAGTCCGAAAGGTTAAATCCGTACATGAGAAAAACAGGTGATTGTTTATAATGGGGGAGAGGTCCGAGGCCCTATGAAGGCCCAGGCCTTTTCTAATTTGAATCCAAATTCTAACAGAGTTCATTACCAACGGGTTTGAGGTCAAGTTGGAGACAGTCAGAGGGAGTTGAGAGCACaacaaggagtgaagagagatTTTAGAGCATGAAAGTTCCATATCTACCCATGCTGGGCGCATCACATGATCTGTTGAGTTGTTAAACCAGTATAAAAGTTTATTAATATTACAGGACCAGTAATAGTGTAAGAAATTGGGCAGCGCCAAGCCACCAAGAGCCTTGAGGAGCTGTAGCACTGATCTTCTGATGCGAGGATGCTTTTTGCCCCAAATGAAGGaactaaccctgtgtgtgtatatatatgtgtgtgtatgtatatgtatgtatgtatatatatgtgtgtgtgtgtgtatgtatgtatgtatgtatgtatgtatgtatgtatgtatgtatgtatgtatgtatgtatgtatgtatgtatgtatgtatgtatgtatgtatgtatgtatgtatgtatgtatgtatgtatatgtatatatatatatatatatgtgtatatatatatatatatatatatgtgtgtatgtatatatatatatatatatatgtatatatatatatatatatatatatatatgtatatatatatatatatatatatatatatgtgtatatatatatatatatgtgtatatatatatatatatatatatatatgtgtatatatacatatatgtgtatatacgtgtgtgtgtgtgtgtacatagaATGTTACCGTTCTCTAGAAGCGCACAGTCGGCGCGTCTGTAAAAGAGTGGGTGGCTTCTCTCTTCACTGCTTGGGAAATACTTTGAGTGAGCTTCCACACCAAGccctcccttctctccctcctctcttcccctcctcccttcccctcctccctccttctctccctccagcAGCTGTTTTCCAGTCTTGACTGGGAACTGGAgccaggctgttttttttttctcccatccCTGCGTCACATGCAGGAACTCGCCGacctaacaacaaacaaacgagcactctctctttttttcttttttcccccgccTGTTGGTCTGTTGGTCCTTCTGTGGCCTGTCTCACACTCATCTGTCTGTTGACTGTGTACTAACCTCATTCTGGAGCAAGtcttctcactctctccctcttggCTGCTGCTTTTGCTTGTTCACATTGCCGTGTGAGAGCTGCCTGAGTGCTCGGGGGAAATGCTTTCATGGTAAGATGTGTCTCTTCTCACAGGCCAAGTCTGTCTCTTGACCTCTtgtgtcttctgtctgtctgaggcATTTTCCGTCTCACTGTGTTGGGAAGACGGTTGCTGGGCTCATTCTTTCTTCTCTGGTGTTTTACCGCCGTGGTGACGGCTAATAAAAGTCTCACGGTGTCTTAAAATGAATGCCATCCAACATCAAACCTGTAGAAGTAAAACTATAGTGGCATTAATCTTAACTTCCTCTTGCGTGATGTTATTATCACATTATTGATATCAGCCGATATCAATATCTCCTGATGGGgaaataatgattaaaagtgTTTAAACTGAATAAGCTGCTACAGCCTTGATTTCAAAGCTTACACCCTCTTTAgctatcatttttattattatttgcactgtaaagaaaatgtatctGCTTCAACATgagtttaaaaaatatttaatttcacttCGGAAGAGACAAAATGACCTCAGGGAAAAACGTGTCAGGGTTTTTTCTAGAGATAAAAAGTAAGAGGGCAAAAGAATATGAAGTCTTGTGAGTATTTATGGCACAATGGTTGGTGACGCTGGCAGATGTTTAAACTGCCTGAACAACAGAATATTGTTTAGCATTTTACAGGCAAACCATAGTTTTGTGCAAGACTGCATGTTGTGTAAAAAAGTGCAATGAATCCAGTTAAAGTTCGTCaaaagcattacattacattacatgtcatttagcagacgcttttatccaataGGTATTACATATAactatatgtgtatgtatatgtatgtatatatatatatatactgtatatatgtatacatatatataatcgTATATTGACAAAAGGTCCAATATTGTGCGTCCCTGTTCCTCGTTGTTAACTGAAGTgacttctgtttgtttgttttccgtACAACAGAATGAACAACTTGCAGTTTTAAgcatattataattatattgttGATATAATGTTTCAGAGCTGCAGGTGGAGAAAAAGTGATtgaattttattgatttatttttattttgcctggcagtcccattgagatacaagatcaATTCCTCTAGGTAGTCCTGGTCCAAGATGGCAGCATAGACAGTTAGAGAAACACGATCATTTCAGATCTGATTAGAGTTAAAAGTGTTCAGTCCATACCAACAACATCCTTAACTAgattatgtaaaacaaaatgctgtCTCGCTCACACACTTACTGTCCAAGTGCCACAAGGGGAAGCCACACTATGTAGATCAGTGGTGTGAAGTACACCAGCCGACACTGATGTACATATATTTGGGACCTGTGGTGTATTAGTAATGAGCACCATTATATTACTCTTTAACAttagaatttcttttttaaatggtggGTTATTCTTCAAATCATTTGGCTATTGAACAGAAACTAAAATTCTATGTTCAAAATCAAAGAATACTATCTGTCAGAAAAATTCAATTGGTTaaaattaatcaaatatttaaaaaaaaataaagatgttattgaacaataacatttaaatttaaatgtgcttttttatgttaatttcacatcaattgaatgtaaaaaaagtattatttacGTGTGAAGATGAAAAGATAAGATGAATCACAGCAAATCATGTGACCCCCCCCCctcacttttacattttaagtaCCCTTAAGTAAATGCATCTGATTGTTAAATTATGTAAAGAAGAATTTTCATAGTCTGATAAAAGTTTTACCTGTGATCTGTAATGCCCTCATAAATCATCTCACTTCAGTTTTTAGTCGATACATGAGGAATTATCCGTTAAGTGGTGGACAGCTGCAGTGAGATAAATAATCCTTTAATTTGCGTGGAAGTGCGTCCATGTGTCATCCCCGGTGGCATTAAATGACATTGGGTTGCTTGTCACACTCTGTCACTTGTGTCACATTGATTTGAGACTGTTATTCATCCatcatttttgtctcttttcaccTCCTCGCACCTCGTTGTACCAGGAACTCTCTCTTTATGGGAGCAGTTTTCCTCCCATTCTCCTCTACTGTGCTTACTCATGGCAGGAGCTGTTGCATTTCTCTAGATTACagaagtgccttgagataatgtacgttgtgatttgtttgtccacaaataaactgaattgaAAGTTAAGCTTCTTCCGACACGAGCATCGCAGGCATTTACATAACGTCTGAAATATTCTCCAGTGTTTGCCGTTCACATAAAGATGACTGCAGGATGTTGTGAGACtcattcacaacagcaggacaaTCTCTGGTTGATATAAGTTTGAAGTTTGCTGCAgtctcacatgagctcacttaGTACTTTATTCCCACTGGTCCAAAAAATCTGTTTAATCCTGAGTATAAATGGGTTTTTCACCAATGGGAATTGGGAGCATTTACTCCTGGCTCAAATTACggcaatttttatttttaatcatcttCAGCTTCAATCAACATAAATGGGAACATGAAATCAGGGTGAACATGCACATGTATTTATCTGCTCTATTTTCTAGTGAAGCTAAAATGTGCGTTCATCTTCTAATTAATAATTGTAAACCATTAAATGTTAGATGTTAGATTAGATGATCTGGTTTGTTGGCTCCATACAACActttaaatcattttggtttgtggacatttgagagcattatCTTTACCaggttttactttttaaaacttgggTTAGAGCTCTTAGCTCTTATCAGATCATCTAAATAATGATTTGAACAGAGACCAGAGTAAAAGATGTCACAGAGagataatcactatccctcctctgcatgtgaccaaaccatctcaaccttgattatctttctttatttccaaactgttcaacctgagctgttcATGTCTGATGAAGTCCATCCTGGTCACGCCCAGATAAAAGTCTCAGCACCTccagccccgcctcctcctgtctttaagacagtgccactgtctctaagCCTTACATCATAGTTGTAGAccttcacttttgctgctatccgtctgtcacacatcacccccGCCTCCACTCTGCCTGCGCTCTCTTCTTCACTTGTCTTGTGTGCAGTTCATAAAAAGCTACTGTCAGTTTAATGGCTTCAGTTCAAATGTTTCTTCTCTTCCACAAACTTAACATTTCATGTTTAATGCAGCCACTTGTTACACTTGTGGCTTCTGTCaaataacaaacataaataaatggagTGGTCGTACATGTGCGGTATGAATGTGCAACAGGTCCAACAAGAGTTTCGCAAAGGTGGAATCGAGGATTTAACCACATCCTCTCCAAACTCAAACCCTCTCAGGTTGTTGTAggtgttggagatgaacccacgtttttaggattgttaaataGTCTCTGATctactgatctacagttcggcttgatctgtgtgtgggacgtctcttcctgtgaccagACATTGCATAGTTACctaaaaaatagataaaaaaggCAACGTTTGACAGCAacagttttcatatcacagctcgactacaaacatatcatataaaaacactaagctaacttgtcttcgTCTGTTTTGAGTACATGATCATATCAGAATTAGCATATTTCAacgttttagtctaataatcattgatttgttttataactgcagaCGCACTCGCCCACATCAACGGGCAGCGATCGCTTTGTGTCTCAGCCGCGAAGCTGAGctcctgtgttcagtgtctctgtgtgaggacatgagacaaatCATCTAAATGTTCCTAAatcttaattatttttatatgatatgtttgtagtcgagctgtgatatgaaaactgttgctgtcaaactttgcatttgacttttttatctatttttgtaaaatgctgccacactgtgacgtctgtgacatggatgttagaggacgactgactgACGTTCGTTAATCATTCTGTCTCATgggggttgggctaatccaaaatactgagaaggaggggggtgttctctgaagacacgctgtgatctgtggaacaggggtgctctgaaaacacccccattagcacttggtacattcctccagatgaaatcaaattaaccaaagactgtatgaaattaacacggaaGAAAGTCGACTTATCAGAATCTGAGTGGAACCAGAACGTATGGACTCATAAATCAACCAGTCGaccgggactttacagccctcgTTCGTAGCATCAAACATGTGACCTTATTTAGTGGTGGAAAACCCCCGGATTGgagcattatttttttaaaacgaACCACGCTACGAAATGCCAAGCAGAAAGGTGTTGCCTTCCATGTTTGATAATGTTCTTCAAGGTCATGACACCATGAGTGATATGACAATTAATATGGGAatagtggctgaactgttgttctgaaactttagggtttcatagacgaggtcatgacgcagatacacacacaaacgcagcgttaattggagcctccggtctatgtgggctttaagtcACAAGGATTTGGACTTGAAAAATATAGCATTGCACTTTAACATTGATGACATTGCATGAACAATAGGACACATGAGTTCTTTCAGGTCTTTCAGCATGCATGTTTTAACAAAATCACTGTCGGAATACGGCTTTGATGCTCATGCTATTTCATTAGCAATCAGGTAGCTGGCTTTGACTGCTGACCTCTCGGTTCCGGGTGAAAATGGACTGCTGTGTCCTCAGACCCACCAGCAATTCATTTATCTCCTCTCATCTCAGTTGTCCCATATTTTTTGCCATGGTGAGTCTCATCGTGGCGCCGCATACTTTAGCACCTACACTTGTTGATTACACACCAAGCACACAGGTTTCACTTTCACCGCTGTGAATAATAGGAAGCGCTCCATTTTTCTTCATAACGATCTACATATGTTCTTTTCTcatgtcaggaaaaaaaagttaaaagcaCATAAAATAGAAGTAGATTAATTATATCAAATTaatttcacctttttatttaCTAACATTAAACTAATTattgttcatcatcatcatcatcatcctccgcttatctAGGGCCGGGttgcgggggcagcagtttcagcaagggaccccaaacttccttttcccgAGCCACAGTGACCAGCTCTGACTGAGGGAgtccgaggcgttcccaggcccgagtggagatgtaatctcacCACCTTGTTCTAGGTCTACCCCGTGGGCCTCCTACCAGCtaactattgttattattattaataataatagtaatagtaataataatcacaacaataataataataatcaatatctGATCATCTTACATGATTTAGTTTGGATTTGTATTTGAACATAAAATCCCTTCATCTTGTTGGTTTCTCACATACTTGGTGACTCATAAACAACATCTGCTGATGTTTGATTTCCTGCCTCAAACACTTTTGAGTACTTTCTGTAGAAGAGTCATGTGGAGACGTCTCCTAAGAAACTATAGGAGGAGTAAGACAAACATTTGAAGGATTCTTTATTAGGATTGGTACGTACAGGGGGTTACTCTTAGGGACATTACACATTTGGAGGTTTGAAGATCTGCATGTTGTGAAAGCTCAGCATGTCCATTACTCTCTCTTTTATAGACTCATAAAATATGAATTGCAGTACATTTTGTTTGCTTGGAGAAGGGATTGGCTAAAAAGTGGGAGTATACACACTGcaggagtgtgtttttttttcaatagcaAATCCTCCCCATGTTGGTGTGTGTTGGCTCATGTCCACATTGCTGCAATATTGTTGTgtacacagtttgtttttaaaatgactggcACCgtattaaagcagaactatgcaggattttcaCCATCATTTAGCAGCTCCCTGTCTCAGGGCTCCAGAGTGCGACCAACGTTTTTTAAGAGTGCACCTAACAATCTTTCTAGGTCGCACTGATGCACCTGACGCTGAAAATGTAGCTTTCTTTTGATGGCGCATCATCTCTGTGTTCGCCTGTGACCGAACTCACACTCATGGTTGGATCATATCATGGTCTAAACCAATAAGAGACAGAGCTAGGGCGGGTCtttgcctctgattggctgtggtACTTTtcactgcttgtgtgtgttaaCGTGACCTTAGCGACTTTGTCACTAAATCTGGCCACTTTTCAACTCCtagtgactttttttgtcaaaagcgACTAGAGACAAATCTAGTGACTTTTTTGAGACGTTTGTGGTGTTTGGAGACACtttttgtggtgtttggagaCTTTTTCTGGTGTTTGGAAACGTTTTCTGGTGTTTGGAGACCCTTTGTGGTGTTTGGAGACCttttgtggtgtttggagaccttttgtggtgtttggagaCTTTTTTGGTGTTTGGAGACATTTGGTTGTGTTTGGAGACATTTGGTTGTGTTTGGAGACTTTGTGGTGTTTGGAGACTTCTTGTGGTGTTTGGAGACtttttgtggtgtttggagaccttttgtggtgtttggagaCTTTTTCTGGTGTTTGGAGACATTTGGTTGTGTTTGGAGACttttgtggtgtttggagactttttgtggtgtttggagactttttgtggtgtttggagaCTCTCACATGAAAGCATGTATCGCTCTGCAGTTACTCTTCCAGCTGCATTTCAGTGTCGGGCAGTAATACTCAGCTCCTCTGAGGAATCTGGATGATCTTTGAGATTTGAAATGTTCCATTTCAGCTCAGTGAagcactttatttttctttttatatttaatcgTGCTTCAAATAAAGTCAAGTATTTCTGTTCACCTTATTCTTGTTTAGAAGTCATTCACATTATATGAAACTTGGAGAGAAATGGAAAAGGTGACTGTATGGCGTTAAAGGCCAAGCAATGAAACATTTGGGTGCACCTAAATTTTGTGTTGgtgcaactaaaaaaaaaaaagaagaaaaagttagGTGCACCAGTGAAGCCAATGCAAAAAGTGAGTCTGGAGCCGTGTGTGTTGGTGCAGAGTTTCCTCTACACCACAAGTTATTAAAACACTATCAGGTTGatataatactaatactatGATCCTGGAGACACGCCTCCTGTCcacttatttttctgttatttttccacTCGGTGTATATAATTTGTTCTTGAAGTCTAAGACCAGTGGACAAAGCTGAACATGCGTCTGTATGCGATTGGATTGACCCAgtaccaatcagaccaatgaggCAGATTGACAGACAACGTGTTAACAAACAGGCTTGTTGTAGTTGCAGTTGACGAGTGATAGTAAAGCAACAACTATCAAAAGATGGCCGCTCTTCGGTGGCCACCATGTTGGACATATACAAAAGCTGCCTCTCTGTTGGCATCGCTTTACGCCTGCGTCAAGCGCACCAGAAGTTTGGGATTGGtaccatttctttttaaagagtCCTTGACAGACTTGACTACATAGCAGAATCAGATTGCTGGCAGACTTGCACTCGTCCATACACGAGATATTTAaccttttctgtctgtgtttgtttcaggagTGTGGTTGTCCCTGGCTGAAGAGGGCGTGTGTCTAACAGCATTGTTCTACTGAGCACCcacagtgttgctgctgtgcCCATGAGGTAACGTCAGGACCTACCGCTGCCTCATTATCACCCTTGGTCCATCCATCTCCCTGTCCACTCCCCCATCCTCCATTGGACCAACCCAGCCATGGGCCAGAAGATCTCAGGCAGTATTAAGTCAGTGGATGTGCGCGGGGAGCCTTCATATCCGCCGATGCGCCGTGACCTGCGAGGCCCAGACTTCTGCCGGCCCCCGAGACTGGATTTACTGCTGGACATGCCACCGGCCACTTCTGAGACACAACTGCGCCATGCCTGGAACCCAGATGACCGATCACTCAACATCTTTGTGAAGGAGGACGACAAGCTGACATTTCACCGGCACCCAGTAGCACAGAGCACGGACTGTATTCGAGGCAGGGTGGGCTACACCAGAGGCCTCCATGTCTGGCAGATTCACTGGCCAGCAAGACAGAGAGGAACCCATGCTGTTGTTGGTGTGGCCACTGCTGAAGCACCTTTACACTCAGTGGGCTACATGGCCCTGGTGGGCTCGGACTCTGAGTCCTGGGGCTGGGACCTGGGTAGGAACAGACTGTACCACGATGGAAAGAACCGACCGGTTTCCACGGCGGCACCCACGTACCCGTGTTTCCTGGAACCAGACGAGTCTTTTGTGCTTCCGGACTCTCTGACAGTAATACTTGATATGGATGAAGGAACGCTGAGCTTCATGGTAGACGGACAGTACCTGGGAGTGGCGTTTAGAGGGCTGAAGGGCAAGAGACTGTATCCTATCATCAGTGCTGTGTGGGGGCACTGTGAGGTGTCTATTCGCTATGTCAACGGACTAGATCGTAAGTCGTGCACctatcacacgcacacacacacttacaatgCTAGACCAGGGATGTCAAACTCAATAACAGAGGGgccaaaattacatttacattaccaGACTTAAGTCAGTTTAGCTTTCACTGTTAATATTAGAACACTGCTGATTTTTCTACTTACAGAGTAACATGTAACACAAACAGACCGTTGAGCATATGGACGGCAGTTAGTGTTAGAAGGTGCAGCTCGTGATCACAAAGACAGGATGACTTAATACGCCACATTGTAGAACCTTTAATAGATGGCATCATTTAAACATTAAGCTTGACTGACTCGAGGACTTGTTTTCCACATTGATTCACCTTCCAGTGTAAAACTAACCCTGTCCGAATACTACGCCAACAAACTGGCTCATCACACTGAACTTGCTgtgattgtcttttttttcttgcatcaTGGTGAACACACGGAGGTAGCAGTAGTTAACTCTGGTAActacacctttttaaaaaagactaaCAAGATGAAGTGTAAAGTGAGTGAAGGTTGCACAGATTTTATTAGACTTGAATCTGTTTGTGCTTGTGTCCCTGGGGGTTTGCAATAATACGGTTATTTAGCCACTCTCTTACACTGCGGGGGAAATTCCTTCATTGACGGCCGTACTCACCCTCATGTTGAGCACACTTTCTTGATTTGGTGTGTGTCGCTAACACGAGCCAGTGTTTTAACTATTTCAGAAAAATACCTGCCAACGTTTGATAAGTGTTTGTTGTAGATAAAGTGGATATTTGCAGCGGAGTTGTCGGTGAGGTGCGTCAGTGAAAGCAAGAAGAAAGGCACCctgcagcaaacaaacagtaaaCCATGTTATTCCTAATTGCTTAACTGTATTAGCTAAATCAAATTATTGGATTATATCTTGACATTCACTGAATTTGCACAGGACTATGAAAGCCACAGTGTGGGCATCAAGGGCATTTGTCCTGGACATCAATGGAACAAGCGAATGATCCCTTTAAAACTTGCCCTTTGTACTGATAACAATGAACAGAACGTTCCTATTCAtcattaagattaagattatatTACTGAAGAGATGCAATCTCCTGGAATAAACTGCTGCATAGAGCAATTCACAGGTTCTGACATGTCAGTGAGTATTACTGTAAATGGAATGCAAATGAATCTGAGAATGGAAAAACTAAACCTGTTGATGTCACACATCACCACTCACTGCATGTCTCATATTGTTTCGCGTGACAGAACTTGTTCATTGTGTGCACTAATGACACTAACGGCTAATATTATACACTTGTTGAACTCATACTGACACTGTAATCACAATGATCATTGgtttccaaatgaatggataTTCATTCAGCATTCAGTAAAAACCACTTACCCAAGGTCTCCAATAGCTCTGTCTTCTTCCTATTGTTTATAAAGTCAAGACTAGTTTAGTGAGATGTGGTTATGGGAGCGAATCTTTCCACATTGTATAAATGTCTGTAGTTTATATTTAGACCTGTTCATCCAGAATGCAAGTTTCGTGCAAAGTTAGTTCAGTAATTATCAGCTTAACCGTCCATGGAGAAAATGCAGGGTAGGGCCAGTTGGGAGGAAGTTAGACTTGGAACCCAAATGTACAAGAATGTAATTCAGTCACCATTCTAATCAGTTTccatcacatttgtgtgtgttgatgtttattTACACTGCACATGCCTGTAATCAGGGAAAATGAGCAGTGATCGTGCAACaatcagggaaaacaaaactaacCAGCCTACATACAACTGTACCGGCTCCTTCCTGCTCGTAAACCTCATCAAGACACCGCTGTGTCTATAAGAGTCACAGTTCTACTTTTATAACGCAGTCCATATTAGTGAGAGGGAGGAATATGTCATAAAATAGGCCTTTTTGATGGGATCctttcagtgttgtttttaatgatattgTTTGGACTAGGGCTTTGCCAATATCATTCAATATAATACCAATATGCaattttacacaataaaaacgacaaaaaaaaacaaaagaaaaaaccaaaaaacttgtacatcgcacttatgactagcacttcatagtttgatctacttgaagctcttacttacttctagctcttatttgtacccaaatgtttaaatgcacttttgtaagtcgctttggataaacgcgtctgctaaatgacatgtaatgtaatgtaatgtaatgtaaaaaagaaaatcacatctaCATGATAGAATGATATACAGAAGCGACATGGTGTGGACCCACTGCACACTTTTTCAGAACGTTTGGTAAATCCAGAGCAAGGATGTGAAACTCCGAAACATCAAATTAACACGTGAACTTTCTCGTGGAGGTACCGAGTCCCCGCCAGGAACAACATGGATGAGAGTAGGTGACACAAAG
This Solea senegalensis isolate Sse05_10M linkage group LG8, IFAPA_SoseM_1, whole genome shotgun sequence DNA region includes the following protein-coding sequences:
- the LOC122773821 gene encoding SPRY domain-containing SOCS box protein 4-like, yielding MGQKISGSIKSVDVRGEPSYPPMRRDLRGPDFCRPPRLDLLLDMPPATSETQLRHAWNPDDRSLNIFVKEDDKLTFHRHPVAQSTDCIRGRVGYTRGLHVWQIHWPARQRGTHAVVGVATAEAPLHSVGYMALVGSDSESWGWDLGRNRLYHDGKNRPVSTAAPTYPCFLEPDESFVLPDSLTVILDMDEGTLSFMVDGQYLGVAFRGLKGKRLYPIISAVWGHCEVSIRYVNGLDPEPLPLMDLCRRVARLALGRERIHHIDTLPLPQTLKNYLQYQ